The following are encoded together in the Acinetobacter radioresistens DSM 6976 = NBRC 102413 = CIP 103788 genome:
- a CDS encoding ATP-binding cassette domain-containing protein produces MSNLNIPLSVDIEAKPSTNFTTQPQNGAEIVVEQLHKFYGQVKVLEELDLHIQAGEFVAIVGRSGCGKSTLLRLIAGLEAASYGEIKFKSAQNFREGITTDDIRVMFQDSRLLPWKTVEKNVQLGLAHNRHAHAVALLKKVGLAEKASNWPAQLSGGQRQRAALARALSHTPRVLLLDEPLGALDALTRLEMQNLIEQLWREQGFTAVLVTHDVAEAVQLADRIILLDKGQIAHHFKIDLPRPRKKSVQFTELEQQVLDAVLAT; encoded by the coding sequence ATGAGCAATTTAAATATACCGCTATCAGTTGATATAGAAGCTAAGCCAAGTACGAATTTTACCACTCAGCCACAGAATGGAGCAGAAATTGTGGTTGAGCAGCTTCATAAGTTTTATGGGCAGGTTAAAGTTCTTGAGGAGCTAGATCTGCATATTCAGGCGGGAGAATTTGTAGCAATCGTGGGACGTAGCGGATGTGGCAAGAGTACTCTACTACGTCTAATTGCTGGCCTGGAAGCAGCAAGTTACGGTGAAATAAAATTCAAGTCTGCACAGAATTTTCGTGAAGGTATTACCACAGATGATATTCGGGTTATGTTTCAGGATTCACGTCTATTGCCATGGAAGACTGTCGAGAAGAATGTACAGCTAGGGTTGGCCCATAATCGTCATGCCCATGCAGTAGCTCTACTCAAAAAGGTGGGACTCGCTGAAAAAGCCAGTAACTGGCCTGCACAACTTTCAGGCGGACAAAGGCAACGTGCTGCTCTGGCTCGAGCTTTATCCCATACGCCACGAGTTTTATTACTGGATGAACCCTTAGGCGCACTTGATGCCCTTACCCGGCTTGAAATGCAAAATCTGATTGAACAGTTATGGCGTGAGCAGGGCTTCACAGCTGTTTTAGTCACTCATGATGTTGCTGAAGCAGTACAACTGGCTGACCGGATTATTCTACTGGATAAAGGCCAGATTGCTCATCATTTTAAGATTGATTTACCACGGCCCCGTAAAAAGAGTGTCCAGTTCACCGAGCTGGAGCAGCAAGTTTTAGATGCAGTATTAGCCACCTAA
- the ssuC gene encoding aliphatic sulfonate ABC transporter permease SsuC, translating into MMQKNSIDNYVSRGTGVFRKHLLPWLVPLLLLVLWQLTSMSGLLQSRILPAPTAVLTAFWSLLISGELWQHVKVSTARALTGLAVGGGLGLLLGLLNGSSKVASNLLDTTLQMLRNIPALALIPLVILWFGIDESAKLFLVAIGVFFPIYINTYHGIRSVDPQLIEMGKSYGLNRRQLYQQIILPGAMPSILVGLRFALGLVWVLLIVAETISAQSGIGYMTMNAREFLQTDIVLVGILLYALLGKLADILAQGLERYLLRWHPGYQQ; encoded by the coding sequence ATGATGCAAAAGAATAGTATAGATAACTACGTTTCACGTGGAACAGGTGTATTTAGAAAACATTTGCTACCTTGGTTAGTGCCCTTATTATTACTTGTTCTGTGGCAGCTTACTTCAATGAGCGGCTTACTGCAAAGCCGGATTTTGCCTGCCCCTACAGCCGTACTTACAGCTTTCTGGTCTTTACTCATCAGTGGTGAACTGTGGCAGCATGTCAAGGTGAGTACGGCCCGGGCATTGACTGGTCTTGCTGTGGGTGGAGGTCTAGGTTTATTGCTCGGCCTATTAAATGGTTCTTCCAAGGTAGCCTCGAATCTTCTGGATACTACTTTGCAAATGCTACGTAATATTCCGGCTCTGGCGTTAATTCCTCTTGTTATTTTATGGTTTGGAATAGATGAAAGTGCCAAGCTTTTTCTGGTAGCGATAGGTGTATTTTTCCCGATCTATATCAATACCTATCATGGAATCCGATCAGTTGATCCGCAGCTAATTGAAATGGGAAAGAGTTATGGGCTGAATCGTCGCCAGCTTTATCAGCAAATTATTTTACCGGGCGCTATGCCTTCTATCCTGGTCGGGCTACGCTTTGCTTTAGGTCTGGTCTGGGTATTGCTTATTGTTGCCGAAACAATTTCTGCGCAGTCAGGAATTGGCTATATGACCATGAATGCCCGTGAGTTTTTGCAGACTGATATTGTACTGGTCGGCATTCTCCTGTATGCCCTTTTAGGCAAGCTGGCAGATATTCTGGCTCAAGGACTGGAACGCTATCTGCTGCGCTGGCATCCCGGCTATCAACAATAG
- the ssuD gene encoding FMNH2-dependent alkanesulfonate monooxygenase, translating to MKIFWFIPTHGDSRYLGTSKGGRQVDHAYMKQIAVAVDNLGYEGVLIPTGRSCEDPWITAASLIDATKNLKFLVALRPGVTTPALAARMAATFDRLSNGRVLLNLVTGGDEQELKGDGVYEDHATRYQTAAEYTKIWREILTRSHTGESFTFHGERLSVDDAKLLYPPVQQPYPPLWFGGSSEAAQELAAEQVDTYLTWGEPPAAVEEKIQTMQAKSAAKGRRLNYGIRLHVIVRETSAEAWAAADELIQYVDDATIAAAQQKFRQMDSVGQRRMAELHNGDKSKLEVSPNLWAGVGLVRGGAGTALVGDPQTVADRIQEYADLGINTFIFSGYPHLEESIRFAELVFPLLPLQTRKKLAQPNLTGPFGEIVANNYVPDRLADNKIVKEGA from the coding sequence ATGAAAATTTTTTGGTTTATTCCGACTCATGGTGATAGCCGCTATTTAGGCACCAGTAAAGGTGGGCGCCAGGTTGATCATGCTTATATGAAACAGATTGCAGTGGCTGTAGATAACCTGGGTTATGAAGGTGTACTGATTCCGACCGGCCGCTCATGTGAAGACCCATGGATTACAGCTGCCAGCCTGATTGATGCCACTAAAAACCTGAAATTTCTGGTGGCTTTGCGCCCTGGCGTAACCACCCCTGCTCTGGCAGCCCGTATGGCAGCAACTTTTGACCGTCTCTCAAACGGGCGGGTATTACTGAATCTGGTTACAGGGGGTGATGAGCAAGAGCTAAAAGGTGATGGTGTATATGAAGACCATGCTACACGCTACCAGACAGCAGCAGAGTACACCAAGATCTGGCGTGAAATCTTGACCCGTTCTCATACAGGTGAAAGCTTTACTTTCCATGGCGAACGGCTAAGTGTTGATGATGCTAAACTGCTGTATCCGCCTGTACAGCAGCCTTATCCTCCGCTCTGGTTCGGTGGTTCATCTGAAGCTGCTCAAGAACTGGCTGCTGAGCAGGTCGATACTTACCTGACCTGGGGAGAACCGCCTGCAGCAGTAGAAGAAAAAATCCAGACCATGCAGGCTAAATCCGCTGCAAAAGGACGTCGTCTAAACTATGGTATCCGTCTGCATGTAATTGTACGTGAAACCAGTGCAGAAGCCTGGGCCGCAGCTGATGAACTGATTCAGTATGTAGATGACGCTACGATTGCCGCTGCGCAACAAAAATTCCGTCAGATGGACTCAGTAGGTCAACGTCGTATGGCTGAATTACATAATGGCGATAAGAGCAAACTGGAAGTATCACCAAACCTCTGGGCTGGTGTAGGTCTGGTTCGTGGAGGTGCCGGGACTGCGCTGGTCGGTGACCCGCAGACTGTAGCAGACCGTATTCAGGAATATGCAGATTTGGGTATTAATACCTTTATTTTTTCAGGTTACCCACATCTGGAAGAGTCTATTCGCTTTGCTGAACTGGTCTTTCCCTTACTGCCATTACAGACCCGTAAAAAGCTGGCTCAGCCTAACTTGACCGGTCCATTCGGTGAGATTGTTGCCAATAATTATGTACCTGACCGGTTAGCAGATAATAAAATTGTCAAGGAAGGGGCATGA
- a CDS encoding aliphatic sulfonate ABC transporter substrate-binding protein gives MYSLKNFLISSFIALGLSGCQKTSSDTAPGQQSVQEDNLKTLAVGYQKSSLNLLVARQQQLFEQQFPGVQVAWKEFPAGPQMLEALAVGAIDFGAVGNTPPVFAQAAGKDLKYIGYEVVPQNAQALLIPADSSIRTLADLKGKRIAVQKGSSAHELLAKALQKAGLSWQDIQPIWLPPADARAAFDKQSIDAWSIWEPYLSAAELDAKAKVLIDGQAFARTYSFYIANPQFIEQHPGATEKILQSLNTADQWVLQHQQQALKIYQQSTGLKQNIAQRVIDKRLKPSPIYSLKPEVVQAQQEIADLFQQVKLIPKSIQVSQVVWVPTPKN, from the coding sequence ATGTACTCACTCAAAAATTTTTTAATTAGCAGTTTTATAGCCTTAGGTCTGAGTGGCTGCCAGAAAACCAGTTCTGATACTGCACCGGGTCAACAGTCCGTTCAAGAAGACAACCTCAAAACCCTGGCGGTCGGATACCAGAAATCCTCACTGAATCTGTTAGTCGCTCGCCAGCAACAGCTATTTGAACAGCAGTTTCCCGGCGTTCAGGTGGCGTGGAAAGAGTTTCCAGCTGGCCCACAAATGCTGGAAGCACTGGCAGTTGGCGCAATTGATTTTGGTGCAGTAGGTAATACTCCTCCTGTTTTCGCACAAGCGGCCGGGAAAGATCTGAAATACATTGGCTATGAAGTGGTTCCCCAGAATGCACAGGCATTATTAATACCTGCAGACAGTTCAATTCGTACACTTGCAGATCTAAAAGGTAAACGGATAGCGGTACAGAAAGGTTCAAGTGCTCATGAACTTTTGGCTAAAGCTTTACAAAAGGCTGGTTTAAGCTGGCAGGACATTCAGCCCATCTGGCTTCCTCCGGCAGATGCACGGGCAGCTTTCGATAAACAGTCAATTGATGCTTGGTCGATCTGGGAACCGTACTTAAGTGCAGCAGAGCTGGATGCCAAAGCCAAGGTATTAATTGACGGCCAAGCCTTTGCACGGACTTATTCATTTTATATCGCTAACCCACAATTTATTGAGCAGCATCCCGGTGCAACTGAAAAGATCCTACAAAGTTTAAATACTGCCGATCAATGGGTACTTCAACACCAGCAACAGGCATTAAAGATTTATCAGCAAAGTACCGGCCTTAAACAGAATATTGCCCAACGGGTTATAGATAAACGGCTCAAACCCTCTCCTATTTATAGCCTTAAACCTGAAGTCGTACAGGCACAACAAGAAATTGCTGATCTCTTTCAACAGGTCAAATTAATTCCAAAATCAATCCAGGTCAGCCAAGTGGTCTGGGTCCCTACACCTAAAAACTGA
- a CDS encoding sulfonate ABC transporter substrate-binding protein, with the protein MNSQQISWARSAILLSSLATALFLGGCSKSDPQTQVLNIGFQKYGILPILKAQGSLENALKSQGIKIRWVEFPAGPQLLEGLNVGSVAFGEAGEAPPIFAQAANSNIVYVANQPGAPHGEALVVQKNSPIQSVADLKGKRIALNKGSNVHYLLLNILEVNGLKLEDIQVIYLPPADARAAFERGSVDAWVIWDPFLAAAEQQLGARVLKDGQGLVNNLQFYLADRKFAESNPKVIQTIIQELNTTTQWVAQHQDEAASLLEQPTGLEHNILKTSISRMGFGVRPISQEVSHAQQKVADAFYAQKLIPVKLDIQAAILKQTP; encoded by the coding sequence ATGAACAGCCAGCAAATTTCTTGGGCCCGTTCTGCCATCTTATTGAGCAGTCTGGCAACTGCCCTGTTTCTAGGTGGCTGTTCCAAATCTGACCCTCAGACTCAGGTCTTGAATATCGGTTTTCAAAAATATGGTATTTTACCGATTCTAAAGGCCCAAGGTAGTCTGGAAAATGCTCTCAAATCACAAGGTATAAAGATTCGTTGGGTTGAATTTCCTGCAGGTCCACAGCTCCTTGAAGGTTTAAATGTCGGAAGTGTCGCTTTTGGAGAAGCAGGTGAAGCTCCCCCTATTTTTGCTCAGGCAGCCAATTCAAATATTGTCTATGTAGCAAATCAGCCGGGCGCGCCTCATGGGGAAGCATTGGTAGTCCAGAAGAATTCTCCCATACAGTCTGTTGCTGATTTAAAAGGCAAACGGATTGCACTGAATAAAGGTTCTAATGTTCATTATTTACTGCTCAATATTTTAGAGGTGAATGGTTTAAAGCTTGAAGATATTCAGGTGATCTATCTGCCACCGGCAGATGCTCGTGCTGCATTTGAACGTGGTTCTGTCGATGCTTGGGTAATCTGGGACCCCTTCCTGGCCGCAGCAGAACAGCAACTTGGTGCCCGGGTTTTAAAGGATGGTCAGGGGTTGGTCAATAACCTGCAATTCTATCTGGCCGACCGTAAATTTGCAGAAAGCAACCCAAAAGTCATTCAGACTATTATTCAAGAATTAAACACTACGACCCAATGGGTTGCCCAGCATCAGGACGAGGCAGCCAGTCTGTTAGAACAACCAACCGGACTGGAACATAATATTTTAAAAACTTCTATTTCACGTATGGGCTTTGGGGTAAGACCAATTAGCCAGGAAGTTTCTCATGCGCAGCAGAAAGTGGCTGATGCCTTTTATGCCCAAAAATTAATACCTGTCAAACTTGATATTCAGGCTGCGATTTTAAAGCAAACACCATAA
- the argA gene encoding amino-acid N-acetyltransferase, which yields MNSLETANTTEQLNVRWFRHSAPYINAHRNKTFVIMFGGEAVCHDNFQHIIHDIALLNSLGIRLVLVHGARPQINQNLEQFQLSAPFHKNRRITTRESLGCVMSAVGSIRLQIEALLSTGLANSPMYGAAIHVVSGNFVTAKPYGIHDGIDFQLTGEVRSIDSTSIYQHLEHNSIVLLGPTGYSTTGEVFNLLAEEVATKTAVALKADKLIFLGQQQGLLNSKQQLLRELTSQQLDPYIEQHEQADPTQALYLRAARDASLEGVNRVHLISYTYDGALIEELFTRDGIGTMITDAHYEEVRIARIQDVGGLIKLLRPLEQEGILVYRSRERLETEINQFAVIERDGTILACAALYPIPTLKNEIPSAEIACVAVHPAYRKSNRGSQILNFLEKKAQENGIKQLFVLTTRTAHWFLEHGFMPASVDDLPNTRQALYNYQRNSLVFKKQL from the coding sequence ATGAATTCTCTGGAAACCGCGAATACTACTGAACAACTCAATGTACGCTGGTTCCGGCATTCTGCTCCCTATATTAATGCGCATCGTAATAAGACCTTTGTCATCATGTTTGGAGGTGAGGCGGTCTGCCATGATAATTTCCAGCATATTATTCACGATATTGCCCTGCTCAATTCCTTGGGAATTCGTCTGGTTCTGGTTCACGGTGCCCGTCCGCAGATTAACCAGAATCTGGAACAGTTTCAGCTGAGTGCACCATTTCATAAGAACCGCCGGATTACTACACGTGAGTCTCTTGGCTGTGTCATGAGTGCTGTAGGCTCAATCCGTCTGCAAATTGAAGCCTTGCTTTCTACCGGGTTAGCGAACTCACCTATGTACGGCGCAGCTATCCATGTAGTCTCTGGTAATTTTGTCACTGCTAAACCTTATGGTATTCATGATGGTATCGATTTTCAGTTAACCGGTGAGGTCCGCTCCATAGACAGTACCAGTATTTATCAACATCTTGAGCATAACAGTATTGTACTGCTCGGACCGACTGGGTACTCCACTACAGGCGAAGTCTTCAATCTGCTGGCAGAAGAAGTCGCAACCAAGACAGCCGTTGCCCTAAAAGCCGATAAACTGATTTTTCTGGGCCAACAGCAAGGTCTATTAAATTCCAAACAGCAATTATTACGTGAATTAACATCTCAGCAGCTGGACCCTTATATAGAACAGCATGAACAGGCAGATCCAACCCAGGCTTTATATTTACGTGCGGCACGCGATGCTTCCCTAGAAGGCGTCAATCGTGTTCATCTGATTTCTTATACGTATGACGGTGCGCTAATTGAAGAGCTATTTACCCGTGATGGGATTGGCACCATGATCACCGATGCACATTATGAAGAAGTCCGCATTGCCAGAATTCAGGATGTAGGTGGACTGATCAAACTGTTACGCCCCCTCGAACAAGAAGGGATACTGGTTTACCGTTCACGTGAACGGCTGGAAACTGAAATCAACCAGTTTGCTGTCATTGAGCGTGACGGTACCATTCTCGCCTGTGCGGCACTTTACCCGATTCCAACTTTGAAGAATGAAATACCTTCGGCAGAAATTGCCTGTGTAGCGGTACATCCGGCATACCGCAAATCGAATCGAGGCAGTCAGATTTTAAATTTTCTTGAAAAAAAGGCACAAGAGAATGGAATCAAGCAGTTGTTTGTACTGACCACCCGCACAGCACACTGGTTCCTAGAACATGGTTTCATGCCAGCCTCTGTTGATGATTTACCCAATACCCGGCAGGCACTTTATAACTATCAGCGAAATTCACTGGTATTTAAAAAACAGTTATAG
- a CDS encoding RcnB family protein, translating to MKTLLTGIALSLSALITTSAMAAPQHYDRPNTPHWSHDDRRYDDRRWDDRRSSSRVNPSREWRSGQVLPRQYDNNRYKVDYRDSRHLNKPARYQQWYKINGDYVLVNERNNRIIRILG from the coding sequence ATGAAAACATTACTTACAGGTATCGCTTTATCTTTGAGCGCGCTGATTACTACCAGTGCTATGGCCGCACCACAGCATTATGATCGCCCTAATACCCCACACTGGAGCCATGATGACCGTCGTTATGATGACCGCCGCTGGGATGATCGCCGCTCATCTTCACGAGTAAATCCAAGTCGTGAATGGCGCAGTGGTCAGGTGCTGCCTCGTCAGTATGATAACAACCGTTACAAGGTTGACTACCGTGATAGCCGTCACCTGAATAAGCCTGCCCGTTATCAGCAGTGGTATAAAATTAATGGTGACTATGTGCTGGTCAATGAACGTAACAACCGTATCATACGGATTCTGGGCTAA
- a CDS encoding RcnB family protein, translating to MKKIMAVLALSFSTFMASVAFAAPPHKNQDHSDRRGGPHGKMFQQDEDSVREQRRMREERGVSRLKQHKWQTGYIMPQHYRGNGYKVEYENHDLPKPSRNQQWYKVNNDYLLVDSDKHSIIRIMD from the coding sequence ATGAAAAAGATTATGGCTGTGCTGGCATTATCTTTCTCTACCTTCATGGCAAGTGTAGCTTTTGCAGCACCTCCTCATAAAAATCAGGACCATTCGGACCGACGTGGCGGGCCACATGGCAAGATGTTCCAGCAGGACGAAGATTCTGTCCGTGAACAGCGTCGTATGCGTGAAGAACGTGGAGTCAGTCGTCTGAAACAGCACAAATGGCAAACCGGTTATATTATGCCGCAACATTACCGAGGCAACGGCTATAAGGTTGAATATGAAAATCATGACCTACCGAAACCTTCGCGTAATCAGCAATGGTATAAGGTCAATAATGATTATCTGTTAGTCGATTCAGATAAACACAGTATTATCAGGATTATGGACTGA
- a CDS encoding YciK family oxidoreductase: MKYSQYQPRPDLLKNQVILITGAGDGIGRAAALSYALHGATVVLHGRTLNKLEVIYDEIEALGAPQPAILPLQLSSASAQDYEHLVNILDKQFGRLDGILHNAGILGERIELAHYPAEVWDDVMAVNLRAPFVLTQALLPLLQKSEHASVVFASSGVGREVRERWGAYSVSKIAIEAVSKLFAVENQHPNIRFNCINPGATRTAMRAKAFPDEDPKVLATPETIMPAYLYLMGEDSRHMNGQSIDAQD; the protein is encoded by the coding sequence ATGAAATACTCACAATATCAACCTCGTCCAGACTTACTGAAAAATCAGGTTATTCTGATCACGGGTGCAGGTGACGGTATTGGCCGCGCTGCTGCCTTAAGTTATGCCCTGCATGGGGCTACAGTTGTTTTGCATGGCCGTACCCTAAACAAGCTTGAAGTCATCTATGATGAAATTGAAGCACTGGGGGCACCTCAACCTGCCATTTTGCCTTTACAACTGTCCAGTGCTTCTGCACAGGATTATGAACATCTGGTCAATATTCTGGATAAACAGTTCGGACGTCTAGATGGAATTTTGCATAATGCCGGTATCTTGGGTGAGCGTATCGAACTGGCCCATTATCCAGCTGAAGTCTGGGATGACGTGATGGCGGTAAATCTGCGAGCACCCTTTGTACTAACGCAGGCCCTATTGCCTCTACTGCAAAAATCTGAACATGCTTCAGTAGTTTTTGCCAGTTCAGGTGTAGGCCGGGAAGTTCGTGAGCGTTGGGGTGCATATTCTGTTTCTAAAATTGCTATTGAAGCGGTAAGCAAACTGTTTGCTGTAGAAAACCAGCATCCGAATATACGCTTTAACTGCATTAATCCGGGCGCCACCCGAACAGCCATGCGGGCTAAGGCTTTTCCAGATGAAGATCCAAAAGTGCTAGCGACACCAGAAACAATTATGCCGGCTTATTTATACCTGATGGGTGAAGACAGCCGTCATATGAATGGGCAGAGTATCGATGCTCAGGATTAG
- a CDS encoding HAD family hydrolase yields the protein MKAVLFDLDGTLIDTAADFIRIIQDMCCAENCEVVAADLIRTQVSEGARAMVKLVYPHLEVDDPVFLAHRQRFLDLYGADIAVETDLFEGMYPLLDELEARGIPWGIVTNKPRGLSEALLAALNLTERCAVLVCPEDVTRTKPDPEPMYLAARQINLPAEQIIYVGDHPRDIEAGRNAGMYTILAAYGYLPLSHKDNLTAWQADCIVNDISELRQKVCQLLKLESEKPVVL from the coding sequence ATGAAAGCTGTCCTGTTTGACCTTGATGGTACCTTAATTGACACCGCAGCTGACTTTATCCGCATTATTCAGGATATGTGCTGTGCCGAAAACTGTGAGGTGGTAGCAGCAGACCTGATCCGCACCCAGGTGTCTGAAGGTGCGCGAGCCATGGTCAAACTGGTCTATCCGCATCTTGAGGTCGATGATCCGGTATTTCTGGCACACCGTCAGCGTTTTCTGGACCTATATGGAGCAGATATTGCAGTTGAGACAGACCTGTTCGAAGGCATGTACCCTTTACTTGATGAACTGGAAGCTCGAGGTATTCCTTGGGGAATTGTGACTAATAAGCCCCGTGGCTTAAGCGAGGCTTTACTTGCTGCCCTCAACTTAACAGAACGCTGTGCAGTACTGGTCTGCCCTGAGGATGTCACCAGAACCAAACCTGATCCGGAACCGATGTACCTGGCTGCCAGACAAATTAATCTTCCGGCAGAGCAGATTATTTATGTCGGGGATCATCCGCGTGATATTGAAGCTGGTCGTAATGCAGGAATGTATACCATCCTGGCTGCTTACGGCTATTTACCGTTAAGCCACAAAGATAACTTAACGGCCTGGCAGGCAGATTGTATAGTAAATGATATTTCCGAACTGCGGCAGAAGGTATGCCAACTGCTGAAACTGGAATCAGAAAAACCCGTAGTACTTTAG
- the ubiG gene encoding bifunctional 2-polyprenyl-6-hydroxyphenol methylase/3-demethylubiquinol 3-O-methyltransferase UbiG, translating to MSQLNVDPQEIAKFEALAAKWWDQHSEFRPLHQINPLRLNWVDELSGGLASKKVLDVGCGGGILTESMARRGAAEVLGVDMGEAPLAVGRLHAQQENVQNIEYRQIPVEQLAEEQAGQYDIVTCMEMLEHVPDPASIIKACQTLVKPGGHVFFSTINRNPKSYLFAIIGAEYLLRMLPKGTHDYHKFIRPSELAHDIRAAGLELKQMTGLHYNPLTKHYWLAPNVDVNYMVHTVKEVTE from the coding sequence ATGTCGCAACTGAATGTTGATCCACAAGAAATTGCTAAATTCGAAGCACTTGCAGCCAAATGGTGGGATCAGCATTCTGAGTTCCGTCCCTTACATCAGATCAATCCCTTGCGTTTGAACTGGGTAGATGAGCTCAGTGGTGGCCTGGCTAGTAAAAAGGTACTGGACGTAGGTTGTGGTGGTGGCATTTTGACCGAAAGTATGGCGCGTCGCGGTGCGGCTGAAGTGCTGGGTGTAGATATGGGTGAAGCGCCTTTAGCAGTTGGCCGCCTGCATGCCCAGCAGGAAAATGTGCAGAATATTGAGTACCGCCAAATTCCGGTAGAACAGCTGGCTGAAGAACAAGCGGGCCAGTATGATATTGTGACCTGTATGGAAATGCTGGAACATGTACCAGATCCGGCTTCTATTATTAAAGCCTGTCAGACTCTGGTAAAACCGGGCGGCCATGTGTTTTTTTCTACCATTAACCGTAATCCGAAATCTTATCTGTTCGCTATTATTGGTGCCGAATACCTACTCCGGATGCTGCCTAAAGGTACTCATGATTATCACAAGTTTATACGCCCATCCGAGCTGGCCCATGACATCCGGGCTGCCGGGCTAGAGCTTAAACAGATGACCGGTTTACATTACAACCCGCTGACCAAACATTACTGGCTGGCACCGAATGTAGATGTCAACTATATGGTACATACCGTTAAGGAAGTCACAGAATGA
- a CDS encoding thiol:disulfide interchange protein DsbA/DsbL produces MKKFILGSLCTAVMAFSGSAMAANFVAGKDYTVVANPVKVEVPGKIEVREFFWYGCPHCFKLEPHMQAWLKKIPKDVRFVRTPAAMNKVWEQGARGYYVSEALGVRQKTHLPLFHAIHVNNQQIFDQAAQAKFFTKYGIPESKFNSMFNSFSITGKVAQSNRLAQQYQLTGVPAVVVNGKYIIQGEDAKVTQVLDFLINKERKAK; encoded by the coding sequence ATGAAAAAGTTTATTTTAGGTAGTTTGTGTACTGCTGTAATGGCATTTTCAGGTAGTGCCATGGCAGCCAATTTCGTAGCAGGCAAGGATTATACCGTAGTGGCCAATCCTGTTAAGGTTGAAGTACCGGGCAAGATCGAAGTCCGTGAGTTTTTCTGGTATGGCTGTCCGCACTGTTTTAAGCTTGAACCGCATATGCAGGCCTGGCTTAAAAAGATACCTAAAGACGTACGCTTTGTACGTACTCCGGCTGCCATGAATAAAGTCTGGGAACAGGGTGCACGTGGCTATTATGTGTCTGAGGCACTCGGTGTACGCCAAAAAACCCATCTGCCATTATTCCATGCAATTCATGTCAACAACCAGCAGATTTTTGACCAGGCTGCTCAGGCAAAATTCTTTACCAAGTACGGTATACCAGAGAGTAAATTCAACAGCATGTTCAACTCTTTCTCGATTACCGGAAAAGTGGCGCAATCTAACCGTCTGGCGCAGCAATACCAGTTAACTGGTGTACCCGCTGTAGTTGTAAATGGTAAATATATTATTCAGGGTGAAGATGCTAAAGTTACCCAGGTGCTTGATTTCCTGATTAATAAAGAACGTAAAGCCAAATAG
- a CDS encoding TetR/AcrR family transcriptional regulator, producing the protein MNPERHKQFLLRKERILQAAEKLLLENNQEITLDELVAELDIAKGTLYKHFKSKNELLLELVIQNERQLLEISRAPYRNFREYAPAYMLHHLLAPGRTILLHQLEEHLTMTASGLNTLFEELYQVRQERILAIREVTEQYLKSLNYDMSIRDYLSYIWSLTYGAALLLNSSYYQRSIGSRKKLIQLYINQALSLPSQPINLDAFELDSELL; encoded by the coding sequence ATGAATCCAGAGCGCCATAAACAATTTTTATTACGTAAAGAACGCATTCTTCAGGCAGCAGAGAAGCTACTACTGGAAAATAATCAGGAAATTACACTGGATGAACTGGTTGCAGAGCTGGATATTGCCAAAGGTACACTGTACAAGCATTTTAAAAGTAAAAATGAGCTATTACTGGAACTGGTGATCCAGAATGAAAGACAACTGCTGGAAATTTCCCGTGCACCTTATCGTAACTTTAGGGAATATGCACCTGCCTATATGCTACATCACCTGCTTGCGCCTGGCCGTACTATTTTACTGCACCAGCTTGAAGAGCATCTGACTATGACAGCATCCGGTCTGAATACACTCTTTGAAGAGCTGTATCAGGTACGGCAGGAACGGATTCTGGCCATTCGTGAAGTCACCGAACAATATTTAAAATCATTAAATTATGATATGTCGATCCGTGACTATCTGTCTTATATCTGGTCCCTGACTTATGGTGCAGCCCTGTTACTTAATTCTAGCTACTATCAGCGTTCTATCGGTTCACGTAAAAAATTGATTCAGCTTTATATCAATCAGGCACTTTCTTTACCAAGCCAACCGATTAATCTGGATGCATTCGAGCTGGACAGCGAATTACTCTAA